In Brassica napus cultivar Da-Ae chromosome A3, Da-Ae, whole genome shotgun sequence, the sequence AGAGAAAACTTAACCCTATGGTTCAACTTTGGGTTTGTATCGGCCGCGAAGTCGACAGGGGTGTTGATCCTGTCCTTCACCTTCCTGTCCTTGAGGATAGCAACGGATGCGTATACATCCATCACCGAAAAGGCGTTGACATCTCTGATGTCCTTGGCGTGTTTGATCACGACCTCTAAAACCATTTTTGTTGTGCCCGTTTGAATTCGAGGCGAATATACAACCAGCTGACGACCCGGATCCGGGTTTGGATAAACGGGTTGACCAATCGATGGGGAATGATCTTGAGGCTCTGGATGGTATGGACCCTCAACCGGTGCTGGTTTAAACCGGTACAAGAGGCTCAACCTTGCGTTGGCACATCCTCCATCTGTGAGTTTGATAGGGCAAGTCAACGACTTCATTTTATTGACGTTACCGTTTGCAAACGGTGGAAGCGGGTTTGTGGTGAAAAGCTCCTGAACGGAGACGTTGACTTCTCCTAGATATAGGTCATCCCTCCCTTCGAGCCAGTAGCTAAACAGCTCGACCTTGAGGGTCAATAGGCCTTCACGGGCTGCTTCTTCGTTGAACAAAAACTTGATGGTGTGATTCCATGTCGGATTGAAACAACCGTCGTAGTCAATGGGTGTTTTGGCCGCTTGTGTCTTTTCAGTAGTTTCGCCGTTAATTGAAACTACGGCGTATACGTCCATCTTGTCTTCGGCATCAACATGGCTTAGTTCACTGGCTGATACAATTTTAAGCTCAAGTGTTGGGTTCTCTATGGCTCTTTGCAACTGGAAGGAAGCCATATTTAGAAAGTCTTGTCTTGTACTCTCTTCGAAAatgtaaaataagaaaaaagatatatatatacacaagttTGCGTGAGGACATTTCTAATTATATTGTTACAAAAGTTACAGAAGGGTAATGTAACATGGGTGCCATAACTAGAGTCAACGGTAGTTATGTATACTtcaaattatagaaaaataacAAACCGTCCATGTAGTAGTACATACCAGTATTATCACGCAGAAAATTTCGCCGCATGTACGAACAagagtttgttttgggtaagaGGTAAAAAAAACCAACTCACTCCCACCACTTACTAAAATGTTATAATAAAGCTATTTTTGCAACAGAGCTCAACAAAGGTGTCAAAAACATAGATGTGttaccaaaatatatatatctcaaaTTTGTTCATATTGAAGCCGATAGAAAATTACTACGGACAAACTATATGGAAGTTTATCACAGTGATAAAAGATATTGAACACTAAAATAAATTGGTTTTGAGTTTTAAGTTTTGACTCTGATTATAGAttactaaaattaaaacaatacaatacaatatctttgttttgtaaaatgatAGGTAATCAGATTGTTAACCACTTAAACCATTAATTCGTATTTAAGAAATCTATAGTTCAACATAAAACTAAAAGTTTGTATTATATATCTGTATTTGGCAAACATGAAAAgtacatgtatatattttaagataaatttttttatatttaataaatggtGGTCTTTTTTATCAATCATATATCAAGTGATGGTCAAATCGTACTGGTATTTAAACAATTTCAAAGAAATATAGTAAACATGTATATGTTGAGTGGCGTCCCACTAGCACAATCTTCTCTATTTGTCACACTAGTGGTGTCCCACTAGCACAATGCATAAGGCTTGGTACTTTGGATATTCTATATAAGAAACGAGAACTACTTTATTTTTCTTGACAGGATATTCGTTATTGAATGATGCAGAAGAATGAAAAAGTTTTACGTTACAAGGACCTtgaattagaaaataattattgtaaCTTAAAAATCAAGCTGAAAGACATTAGTTGAACCATTAAATTTGATGGTGTGTTGTCGCGTGACGGTCTTGAGTAGAAGGGATGTGGCGTAAGAAACCACATTTGGCGGAGGGTACTTGCGAGCTTTGGGTCGTCTTGACGAAAAGAGGAAGATCGGTTCTAAATAACTGATTGTGCAGTGTACGTCCCACTTGTTAGTAGCACTGCCTTTTATTACGCTCTGCCTAAAGTACATCATGATTCATGATGATTGGTTCAAAGGTCTGCCATTGTGTGTAAATATACTCTTCTTCATCAGCTCCATTCGATATCACAAAAGATAATAGCATAACCTTGAAGATCATGGATAAGTCATTTCTCTACTCTTTCTCTTCCGTCCTATATATTAgtagatttctattaattatgattgatttttttgtgGTGGTGATGTTTTGATCAGGAGTTGTTTATCGCTTAATAGAACAAAGAGCAATCAGGGGAAAACCAAAAACgcaagagagaggagagagaagtgAAACTCTCTCTTTAGTCTCTCCCTTCTCCCATCGTAAACTTCAGGTCACCGCCGCTTTAACTGCTCGTTCAGGTGGCCGACGGCACCTTTCGCCGTCGGTCTCCCTCCTCTGTCTACCGGTTCCTTTTCATCGCCTTCACCCTCTGctatcttctccttttctctcCTCCTTGCTTGATGTGTCTGGGTCCGATGAAATCTTCTTCGCCGGATTTAACTGAAATCAAAGGGTCTTTGCTTTCTCTGGACCATCAGCGAGGCGAGAAGGGTCTGCGATGGCCTTGGGGGCCCTGGATCTACTGTTAGTCGCCGATTGCGCTCGGATCTGGGTCAGATCCGAGATCCGAGATCCGCCAGAAGCTTCGACGTGTCGCGACCGTCCACGCCTCTGCTCCGCCGTCTCGCCCCAGTCGATCTATTCTTGCGGTTAGTTTCTAGGGTTTTCGTAGAGCTCCTCCTCTCTCTGAGTGAAAGGTGGTTGTGAGGCGCACCACCGAGGACCTCTGTTCCTTAGCTCAAAAGGCGGCTTCCATGGTGTTCCTCAGCGAAGGGTTGTCTCCTCTTCCCCGCTCTCATCGTCTTCAAAAGGGTCTTGAGGACTACCCTCGACGTCGACGTCTCTTGCGGATAGGGTGATGCTTTCCTTCGCCTTCAGGTCACCTGCTTCAAGGAGTTTTGTGCTCCTTCCGTGCTTCATGTCCCATTCCAAAGCTCCCGGTCGATTGCTGTTTTGTAACCTTGCTGTCTTCGCTGCATCTTCTGTGTCGCGCAGCGGAATGAGGCCATAACGACCGACTGCGCTTGACCGCGTTCTTCATCTTCAGCGGTGTAGTAAGCAGGTTTATATTCTAGTGAACTTCTGCGTTAGCTTGGGCTTGATTTGTTGGCGTCCTCCTCCTGCGGAGCTCCGGGGCGTGAGCCAGGCGCTTCCGTCGATGCCTGCTAGGAGCCACTTCGGTGAGGCTCGATCAATCTCGCCTTCAGGTTATTCTCTTGTTCTCTGTTTTGTTACAGATGAACAAGAAGCGCTTTGGTATGGGAACCCAAAATGTTGTCTTTTGTGCTATAATATTGTATTAGCTTCGCGTAAACCATTGTATGGGTTGCATGATGTTAATTCTGTAGGTTCTTTGGggtttttttaaactttttgcaACCCCTTAAACCTGATTGGCTGAAAAGCATATCTTGGTTTCATTAACTTGTAACCGGATCTTCATTATctttttaatgatatttaccatttagcaaaaaaaaaagagcaatcAGGGGTTAATGATGTGGTAGGTCGACTGAAACCTCCTTTTTGTTATTCAATGGTACTTTTCATTCTTTCAACACACCATTCTGTTATTCATATTTTGCTCTTTTTGATCTGCCAGAAGAGACTTAATTTCAaggttaaattattttataggtctcttggttatgagtttTACAGAACTAAATAGCTTAATTACGTTAAGAAACAGATACAAAACAACTAAACAAGATTTACAATCTGAGTCAGATTGATATGCTTATTAATCAGCTTAACCATCTagactaataattttattatttcctaGTTGTTTAGTTTGCTCATTcaacaaacaaatatataaaatggaaattgtatatttattggctaataaatttttttttgtcactaacGAAGTAATGACACAGCTGAAACAAGAAGATCAGCTTTCGCCAACCTCTCTTCATTCTTCCTATACTGCGGCGGCCCTTCGTATCCATATCCAGTCGGTGGCGGCGGCTGTGACATGTAAGGATACGGCCCATAACCATGCTGACTCGGTGGAGGAGCCCACGACGTTGGTCCCTGTTGGTGAACCGGACCGTAAATAACGTCTGTCCCATTGAACCGGTACGAGAAAGTCAAAGAACCTTTCATTCTCTCAGAAGGAGTTCTCACCTGATACGTCACAAACTTCATTCCATGGCCATTACTGTTATCGTTAGTTGACGGCAAGAGGTAAACCAACGGGATCTCTACCTTACCAATATCTTTATCGCCTAGGACTCGACCGGAGAACAATCCCACGACGAGTGTTAAACGGCCTTCTCTGGCTAATCTCTCATTGACGGAAAACTTGAAGGCGTGATTCCAGTTAGGGTTAGATCCACCGTGGCGATCTACCGCGGTTTTCACTTTCTGTATCTTTTTGTCGCCCAAAAGGGTTACGACCGCGTAAACGTTCATCTTTGTGATGTGATTGACATACTCAAGGTCACTTGCTGAGTTGATATTAAGCTCTAAGGTTAGATCCGTCATGGCTGCCACGGGAACGCAATGTAACGTAAAGATAAGTTTATAAACGTtatcagaaagaagagaaaataaaaatatgctaAATTATAAACATAGGTGTAGAGgaaattttacccaaaaaataGATGTGGAGGAAAGCTTTGATGTTCTTTCGAAGCTTTCATGAGAGTTCAATTTATAGAAACGTTTGTACTGAGATTTTCGTTAGGTGATATGAAACGTGTTTGAGCGGAcgttaaaataaatgaaacgcGTAGACTtttaaggaagaagaggaataATTAGTGGAACGGGAAAATAATTTGTTTCTGTATTGCTGAAGTATAAAATCCAAAGCATttatgaaattaaattaaaatagattTGGATGCATCATGCATATACCTATGCACTTGCATTCATACCCAAAAATGTATATAAGAGCATATGATTAATACGGATCTTAGTGTAATATAAGAAACGTTTCTTaccttttaaccaaaaaaaactaaaaaatattttttaaataaagaatataaaagatatttcttagtttttcttaattaaaagacaagaaatatttcttatattacaCTAAGAATTTCACCTTAAAATATCCGCATTAATCATGCTCACCTTTATTTGCAAACTCTATCTCATTTAGCTCTTTTTCTGGTTGGGTACTATTGCTCCTTCTTTTGCTGAATTAAATGGTAGGATGTGTTAACATAcatcaagaattttttttcgtttgatatTTAGCAAAGATGTGAATTGTGAATCACTAATGATTTAGATGTACGGCCTTATATAGAATTTAACAGATAAACATAAAACAccaaatttacataaaatttgaaattatagtttttaaaaagaagagaaatcCAAGTAAGATGACAAAGTTTCTAGAGTCAGCCGAGTCGTATTCGTATGACTTAAAACGATAACTAAAGCACAAAACCTCACACTATAAAACTAGTTATAAAGTGTCCATCAAGTTTCTAGAGTCGGCCGCAATCGTATTTAGTATGACGAATCTGATCACGCCCAAACAACAGCACCAACAACACAATAAACATGAGCCTGATGACCATTGACTGGGTCTGTAGCGACCGTCCCGTCAAATACGTCTGCGTCGAAAGCCCGACTAGTCTCATCCTACGTTCATTCACATACTCATCGATAGCTTCTTCAATGCTTTTCACCGAACAATCCTTTAACAAGTCTCCATGGTCCGGACCCATTTTCCTAGCTAGACATCTAGCGAGAACAACCGCATCCTCTAGCGCAGCCGAGCCGCCTTGTCCGAGGAATGGACCCATCACGTGCATTGCATCGCCAGCAACAGTCACGGTCCCACGTCTAAATTTCCCGAACATGATTTCCCACGGGGAACGGTACCTTAAGTGTGTCAACGTTAATGACTCCACATCGCATATTTTCACCATTTCTTTCCAGTCTTCAGATAACTCATCGACCCATTTTAGAGTCACATTTGCGATCGATTTTTGATCCTTACCGTTGTGTTGACTGTCTTGCATATGCACTACAAACCAAAAGACTTGGTTGGCGTTCAAAGGAAGTCTTCCGACTAAGACGTTGCCTGTCTTCATCCTTAGAAGCTCATGTGGAAATCCGTGGCCGTTTGGGTAATTAGTGAACCCTCTCACCGCACGACAGGCAAACGCCTTTTTCGGGCCTAACCGCAGATAATCACTGACGACAGAATTCGCACCATCGCATCCAATCAAGACCTATGAGAGAAGCAAACATGTCGCTAAGTTTATCATTAAACCCACAATCTTAAGTTCTTAACTATCTGAAGCAaacttttttgttgttgtaaacttaaaattaaacttcaaattcaaAACGGAAGGTTCTAGTTCAGTTTGGCATTCGCATTTTCAAAAGTTTTTAATGATAAAAGGTACTATAAAGGAATTTATAGttcaaaaatgtaatatttCGAAAATAAAGATGATACGTTACCTTGGCTTTGATCGTATTTCCATTGGATAAGCAAACGATCGGAAACGACGTAGTTTCGTCCTCTTCAATCGAAACAATTTGGGAATTGAACCGGATGGTTCCATCAGGGAGAGCATCCGCTAAGGCCTCAACCAGATCGTTCCTTCTAATACAACGAGCTTCGTCTCTGTTTGATTGCAATTAGTAAAAGTTTAAAATCAATAACAATTTTTCAACAACTCTATATTTACTTTTACTATGTATATAATTGAATTAACAACATACTTGATGTTTAAAACGAATGCTCGTTTTTTCTTCCCATCCTCAATCAACATGGTCCGTGCTCTGTTCACCACATCCAAGAATTTATTATACAAGTTCTAAAGCAAAGCTATGATCACTAATAATTAATTAgcaaagcaaaagaaaaaaaaagaattaaagtaGAGAAATCTTACTTGTGAATAAGATTAGACGTGAGTCGAAGACGATCAGAGACGCCAAGCTGATCAAGAGCTCTCCAACCATTAGTAAGAGTTCCAATTCCAGCTCCTTCCGACCTCACTTTCTCGGCTCTCTCCAACACAACACTCTTTATTCCTTTCCTGTATTTACAAACTTTATTATATACACACACAACAAATAAAAGTACATATGGGACAGTTAATTTTCAGAACAACAAACCTATGAAGAGCAAGCGAAGTGGCGAGACCAGCGATTCCGCCGCCGACAATAACTATTCCGATTTCTTCcatttttgtttcagtttttagATCTGGAGTTTACTTTGAGTACTTATTATAACTTGTCTGAATTAATGTGTATCTATAGTGAGTTGTTTATATAGTACTACTAAATGAGAGAGAAGCAGCGAAGACTTTTCGTTAAAACAATTAATTACTTGGGAGACAATCAAGTCACGCTCGATTGTCTTTGGCAAGTCAAACATGTGCTACTTTTATGCAAGTTAGTTGACGTTGACGCAAGCGATGACGCCACCTACATTAAATCATCTCTTTGATATTTACAAAGTAGACTACTTgtgcataaatatatattggtcTACTTGTTGTTTAGTGAATGTGATTCAATAGCTCTACTTctgcataaaataaataaataaatgtagaaCAACACACAAATTGCATAAAAAGCATTCCACCGATGGAGTTTATTATTCTTGATCCACATATACTCAAACGGATCTAGTCTTGTGCAGAGGACGAGCCAGCTTCCATGGCAGCACTTTTGTTTATGCTCTGATTATGACCAAGGAGACGCACGACTTCCGACTGCTTATCCAAGATTCTTCTGACAATAGCAGCGCGATGGACATCCTTACCAACTCGAGCCTCACAAGAGTCCTCGTACTCTATGTAGAAAACTGCATTGTAGTCTCCAAGTCCCTGGTTACTTTCAGTAGCCACTTTCAGAATCTTCAAATTGGCCAGACTGAGTCTGGAAACGTCAAAGCTCTTATTGGTTGTAGCAACTGCAAGTTTCAAGTACAAACTCCAGTCATTGTCTTCAAGCTCTGAATCCTTGAgctgaaaattaaaaagaagatAGAATATCACTAATTAATAGTTGCTCCTATCATAGTATTTGAAGtacttttggtgttttgatttttttttttttttgtcatctgttaGAATATATTGGATGTTACTTCAAGGTTTCTCTTTACATAAAAGTTACGTAATGCTAACAAAGGCATAAACTACCTATGGGAATACAACAATCTCCCCTACAAGAAACGCTCCACAAGACATTTACTATACCCCATCCAAAAAATACCTCCAAAAACCTACCCAAGCACCTAAGCAGAGGATGACACTTCCTCATTTTCAAAACCTAGAAGCCACGCCGGAGGTCCTGCTGCCACATATGACTGTGTCTGTCCTCCTTTGGTTACCCCTTTAGAAATGAGGAGAGCTCCTCTGTTGTTTACTCTATCTTCCTTCACCAATCTCCACTATTCAAGACCACACAATTTACCCAAAATAAGCCCTATCTCTCCTTTGAAGTTAGGCCAGGCTTCAGGTCTAAGAACCATTTGAGTTATGTCGCCATCGTCTAAGGCAAATATCACCTTGTTTTGGTGATAAGATATGATAGTTTCCACTGACCAAACCAAGacttggtgttttgattgtttagctatttagatatttaattttgattatttgtatatattttcaagtattttggataacttcataatatcttatatattctggttattttttagatatttaatctaaaataactaatatatatatatatatatattatatatatatatatatatatgattcagATCTATTTTGAAACCTGAATATTTCGGTTCGCTTCGGATTCGACTCTAGTTttctatatactaaaattttgaaccagtttaggtttgggtttggtacaTTTTTTGAATCAGATTCAATTATATTCTTTGGGATCATGTTTTTTTGTCCAGCCCTAATTGTGGATTATTTAAAAATCGTTGTTTATTGATCAGTAAAGAATGAGATCACAAAGTGTgaacaaagagaaaaataagTCGGCATTCGTCGAAGTTTgccaaaaaaatacaagttgGCGAGAAAGGTAAGTCATAAGtaaaatcctaatttctaattgtgtctttgtgtgtgtgtttaagtCTCTCTTTCCTTGTTACCTTTGTCTTCCTTTTATACATGAGCCTCGTCTTCTTCTTGCCCTATGTCAGTCAAGCTTAGTGGGTCGAGTCATCGGGTGATCTATGAAGCCGAACTGGTGTGCGAAGCTTGTGGCATTTGAATCATAGTAACAAGTTGTTGAGCCGATCTAGCGAGCCATATTACATTGGATTGATGTAATTTATCTCctacaacaaatttttttcagtTCACTTGTGAGTGACGCAGTCGATTCCAGTGAATTTGTAAAAATTGGTCTACAGAATGAAAAAATCGGTCGAAGTTTACGGTCTTGTGAATCTGCTTTGGAGTGAACGTGGTTTGAATAGATTATCTTAAGGTTTCCAAAAAACTTTATTCGGGTGAACGGtgaatttcttttataattcaGGGGTTAAATTAGTAATACCTGTTTCAAAAGGACCAAATTCGAAATTATAAAAACTCATCGGCCCTAAAACCCTACAAAGAGGAACTCAAATCTCAGACAAAACAGAGCGCTGCTTCCTTGTCCTAAACCACCTTtctctccaaaaaaaaatgaggCCTTTAGACGAGAACGAGACGACCGTCGTCTTCGAGAAGATCTTCAAATTCGTGGGCAACAACCTCAAGAACATCGTCGAGAACCCCTCCCACGAAGGACCCGAATCAGAGCCCGGCCGCTACTGCTTCCGCCTCCAGAAGAACAGAGTCTACTACGCGAGCGAGTCCCTCGTGAAGCGAGCCACGAACATCTCCCGCAAAAACCTGGTCTCCCTCGGGACCTGCATCGGGAAGTACACCCACGCGGGGAGCTTCCACCTGACGATCATGTCGCTCAACCTCTTGGCGGCGAACGCGAAGCACAAGGTGTGGCTGAAACCCACCTCGGAGATGTCGTTTCTCTACGGGAACCACGTGTTGAAAGGAGGGCTAGGGAGGATTACTGATAGCATTGTCCCCGGAGATGGGGTTGTCGTGTTCTCCATGTCTGATGTTCCGTTGGGATTTGGGATTGCGGCGAAGAGTACGCAGGATTGTCGGAAGTTGGATCCGAATGGTATCGTTGTGCTTCATCAGGCTGATATTGGAGAGTATTTGAGGGATGAAGACGAGCTTTGAAAATGGTTGAAAGGTTTTTGTCTTTTCGAGGAGGATCTTAGCTTTGGTTCTGCTTtgttgttttaattttcttttttggagGTTTTGAGATATGTAACTGTTGCAAAAGTTGTGGTGGATTTATGAAAGTCTCGTTTTTTATGAATCTGTTTGTGGGTGTTTTGTGGATCTGTAAGGTGGAAACAGCTTGACTTGCTTTAGATTTTGAAACTTTATGAATTAACTAGTCACAGATGTTTTGTATTAGCCAAATTTATCCTGAAATCTTATTGAGACAGATTGCATAAACTTGTCCATGGAGAATTGTAGCGTGTCTTTTGACTTTCGATTAAAAGAATTGTAGACGCTGAAAAAATTTCGAGCTTTCATCTGCTAAATTATACAGCACAAAGAAAGTTGTAGCAATGGGGATTTGTTCAAAACTTAAAAGATAGCTTCAGAAAATATTAGACTCGTCAATGTTTTGACTTGCACTGAACTTTGTATGGTTCAATACATAATTTGATATTAGTTATCACCAAGCCCgtctagctcagttggtagagcgcaAGGCTCTTAACCTTGTGGTCGTGGGTTcgagccccacggtgggcgtcatctttttttgtttcttttctttcaacttATGTTTCATTCTTGCTTTCTTTCCTCCTTCGGGTTGCTTCATCTTCTTAACACATCACAGGGAGACTCGGCTGTCTATTCAGAACTATTATGTTTTCataatatctattaaaatatgtgCTTACATAGTTTCTACTTACCATGCCCTGATATGTTTCCTTTTACAGTTTACTCCTAAGACAATTTTTACCGGAAGTATATAGTTGTATACCGGAAAAGTTTTGCGACAAGGCTGTGTGTTCAAGTGATCATGCAGTCGATGATCCTTATATGTTAATTGTTGTGTCTTTAATCATGGATGGTTATCATCCTTGCATGGATATTTTCAGTAGCCTTCTTGGTAGCTCTTGCCTTCACACGGCCCTGGATTTTTTCATCACCTGTGCCGTATCCATGGATGGCAATTGGATTGTTTGTGTCACCTGCAATTTTGGGGGCATATAAGTGGTCAGTATCTTGGCCCTTTTATTTA encodes:
- the LOC106444328 gene encoding protein SRC2-like, whose translation is MASFQLQRAIENPTLELKIVSASELSHVDAEDKMDVYAVVSINGETTEKTQAAKTPIDYDGCFNPTWNHTIKFLFNEEAAREGLLTLKVELFSYWLEGRDDLYLGEVNVSVQELFTTNPLPPFANGNVNKMKSLTCPIKLTDGGCANARLSLLYRFKPAPVEGPYHPEPQDHSPSIGQPVYPNPDPGRQLVVYSPRIQTGTTKMVLEVVIKHAKDIRDVNAFSVMDVYASVAILKDRKVKDRINTPVDFAADTNPKLNHRVKFSLDEKLAQEGRLILLVEMMSHRPFLGDKEIGFVRLPIQQLLASNLPTPLKNGEGNGMKLETHALTGPYGKKGVVSFTYRFLTEQVTFSTVTPPSTTTSQPYMYLPVSPHSYASSDPVQVTPSYVPVQQGGNAGPSNGLVPIYMPTPYQPHGYQQYPTLPAAQPYPHPQPPPPQL
- the LOC111201536 gene encoding protein SRC2-like; amino-acid sequence: MTDLTLELNINSASDLEYVNHITKMNVYAVVTLLGDKKIQKVKTAVDRHGGSNPNWNHAFKFSVNERLAREGRLTLVVGLFSGRVLGDKDIGKVEIPLVYLLPSTNDNSNGHGMKFVTYQVRTPSERMKGSLTFSYRFNGTDVIYGPVHQQGPTSWAPPPSQHGYGPYPYMSQPPPPTGYGYEGPPQYRKNEERLAKADLLVSAVSLLR
- the LOC106419072 gene encoding monooxygenase 1; this translates as MEEIGIVIVGGGIAGLATSLALHRKGIKSVVLERAEKVRSEGAGIGTLTNGWRALDQLGVSDRLRLTSNLIHKARTMLIEDGKKKRAFVLNIKDEARCIRRNDLVEALADALPDGTIRFNSQIVSIEEDETTSFPIVCLSNGNTIKAKVLIGCDGANSVVSDYLRLGPKKAFACRAVRGFTNYPNGHGFPHELLRMKTGNVLVGRLPLNANQVFWFVVHMQDSQHNGKDQKSIANVTLKWVDELSEDWKEMVKICDVESLTLTHLRYRSPWEIMFGKFRRGTVTVAGDAMHVMGPFLGQGGSAALEDAVVLARCLARKMGPDHGDLLKDCSVKSIEEAIDEYVNERRMRLVGLSTQTYLTGRSLQTQSMVIRLMFIVLLVLLFGRDQIRHTKYDCGRL
- the LOC106419189 gene encoding 60S ribosome subunit biogenesis protein NIP7 homolog, which gives rise to MRPLDENETTVVFEKIFKFVGNNLKNIVENPSHEGPESEPGRYCFRLQKNRVYYASESLVKRATNISRKNLVSLGTCIGKYTHAGSFHLTIMSLNLLAANAKHKVWLKPTSEMSFLYGNHVLKGGLGRITDSIVPGDGVVVFSMSDVPLGFGIAAKSTQDCRKLDPNGIVVLHQADIGEYLRDEDEL
- the LOC106419160 gene encoding UPF0725 protein At4g11700-like; the protein is MRKCHPLLRCLGRFLELKDSELEDNDWSLYLKLAVATTNKSFDVSRLSLANLKILKVATESNQGLGDYNAVFYIEYEDSCEARVGKDVHRAAIVRRILDKQSEVVRLLGHNQSINKSAAMEAGSSSAQD